One window of Scheffersomyces stipitis CBS 6054 chromosome 1, whole genome shotgun sequence genomic DNA carries:
- the STP22 gene encoding putative ubiquitin receptor implicated in vacuolar targeting of plasma membrane proteins, producing the protein MAVTKKLALWVFNALQHNYTHKELAYNHILVFLQNQSQNYNFAIRTKVYTSSETGQPSLLLNLYGSISLGDSIQAPVEIWIPYNYPSGFSSPSNSYNSTGNVNGQSDPLFDANGSVPIVYIIPDHSKNYYLRAGNYVDTSGRFYHPYLASWYQESSSHPSNPNAPISARYELLQLIKVVAEALRAEPPIYSIYEASSPQAIMQPQASGSQQSSNYQSGPSLPPQIPISHNQNQPIKPQSPLQQQNASPGYNSATPVYDSVPERYRSPPSLPSEQSYQNNYQTVDIRSPSESPRYTPKPAYVRQVREQPSYSPSPNSLGQMHISPISHAPPVDLLSDGTDGPSTDTASNAERRQVLEQLSAKFNLFLNDAYNDNIDNSLPKVRETHQKVEALYSQLSHIYQQAVENSRSLDGHIAYLTQQVNNITILNQDLVKLDEINSESPDSVTTAPGTKTPLDNLIIPDSPLVRQLYETVSEIKAVRDTINLVSGSFHSEKELINDARMDLCVKTVRNLGRELFWLELTKQEIAHNIMGLSSN; encoded by the exons ATGGCTGTCACCAAGAAGCTTGCACTCTGGGTGTTCAATGCTCTCCAGCACAATTATACCCATAAGGAACTTGCTTATAACCACATTCTCGTTTTTCTCCAGAATCAGAGTCAGAACTACAACTTCGCTATAAGAACAAAAGTCTACACCTCATCTGAAACTGGACAGCCCAGCTTACTTCTCAATTTGTACGGATCCATTAGCCTCGGCGACTCGATTCAAGCTCCAGTGGAAATCTGGATTCCCTATAACTATCCATCAGGCTTTTCATCTCCTTCTAATTCATACAATTCAACAGGAAATGTCAATGGACAATCAGATCCTCTATTTGATGCCAATGGCTCGGTTCCCATTGTATACATTATTCCAGATCATTCCAAAAACTACTACCTTCGTGCTGGAAACTATGTGGATACCCTGGGAAGATTCTACCATCCGTATCTCGCTAGTTGGTATCAAGAATCATCATCACATCCTTCAAACCCAAATGCTCCGATCTCTGCTCGATACGAATTGCTTCAGTTGATAAAAGTCGTTGCTGAAGCTCTTCGTGCCGAACCTCCTATATATTCTATTTATGAAGCTTCTCTGCCTCAAGCCATAATGCAACCCCAAGCTTCAGGATCTCAGCAATCTTCTAATTATCAATCTGGTCCAAGCCTTCCACCACAAATCCCTATAAGTCATAATCAAAACCAACCTATAAAGCCTCAATCTcctcttcagcagcaga ATGCTTCTCCGGGGTATAATTCTGCTACTCCAGTGTACGATTCTGTTCCTGAAAGGTACCGTTCTCCACCCTCCTTACCTTCTGAACAAAGCTACCAAAACAATTACCAAACTGTAGATATTCGTTCACCTTCTGAATCACCAAGGTATACACCCAAGCCAGCCTACGTCAGACAGGTTCGCGAACAGCCCTCGTATTCGCCTTCGCCTAACTCTCTTGGCCAAATGCATATATCTCCCA TACTGCACGCTCCCCCTGTAGATCTTCTTAGTGATGGAACAGATGGACCTCTGACAGATACGGCCTCGAATGCTGAACGTAGACAGGTGTTGGAGCAGTTGTCAGCCAAGTTTAATTTGTTCTTAAACGATGCCTACAACGACAACATCGACAACAGTCTTCCTAAAGTGCGAGAAACCCACCAGAAAGTTGAGGCCTTGTATAGTCAGTTGAGCCACATCTACCAACAAGCAGTAGAAAATTCCCGAAGTCTCGACGGTCATATTGCTTATTTAACCCAGCAGGTGAACAACATAACCATACTCAATCAGGACTTAGTTAAGCTTGATGAGATCAACTCTGAGAGTCCCGATAGTGTAACTACTGCTCCCGGAACCAAGACGCCATTGGATAATCTTATTATCCCCGATCTGCCGCTTGTCAGACAGTTGTATGAGACTGTTCTGGAGATTAAGGCAGTGAGAGATACCATTAATCTAGTCAGTGGCAGTTTCCATAGCGAAAAGGAACTCATCAATGACGCCAGAATGGACTTGTGTGTCAAGACAGTGAGGAACCTCGGCAGAGAGTTGTTCTGGTTGGAGCTTACGAAGCAAGAAATTGCTCATAACATCATGGGCTTGTCTCTGAACTAG
- the CBF5 gene encoding nucleolar pseuduridine synthase and putative microtubule binding protein has product MSDEYFIKPEAVSPSNDTSEWPLLLKNFDKLLVRSGHYTPIPSGSSPLKRDIKSYISSGVINLDKPSNPSSHEVVAWIKRILRSEKTGHSGTLDPKVTGCLIVCIDRATRLVKSQQGAGKEYVCIVRLHEELKDAKDLGRSLENLTGALFQRPPLISAVKRQLRVRTIYDSNLIEFDNKRGLGVFWASCEAGTYMRTLCVHLGMLLGVGGHMQELRRVRSGALGENDNLVTLHDVLDAQYVYDNTRDESYLRKIIQPLETLLVGYKRIVVKDSAVNSVCYGAKLMIPGLLRYEEGIELYDEVVLMTTKGEAIAIGIAQMTTVDLQGCDHGVVAKVKRCIMERDTYPRRWGLGPVAQKKKQMKADGKLDKFGRANENTPETWKQEYKDHDEEPAPAVPASKLVAPEVQLPKKTLIEEVASEEASEAEEKKEDKKEKKEKKEKKEKKDKKEKKDKKDKKRKAEDGEEKAEKKKKAKK; this is encoded by the coding sequence ATGTCCGACGAATACTTCATCAAGCCAGAGGCTGTCTCTCCATCTAACGACACCTCCGAGTGGcctttgttgttgaagaacttcgACAAGCTTCTTGTGAGATCTGGACACTATACTCCCATTCCTTCAGGCTCTTCTCCCTTGAAGAGAGACATCAAGTCATACATCTCGTCTGGTGTAATTAACTTGGACAAGCCTTCCAACCCATCTTCCCACGAGGTTGTTGCATGGATTAAGCGTATCTTGCGTTCGGAAAAGACTGGTCACTCTGGTACTTTGGATCCCAAAGTCACAGGATGTCTTATTGTCTGTATCGACAGAGCTACCAGATTGGTCAAGTCCCAGCAGGGTGCTGGTAAGGAGTATGTGTGTATAGTGAGATTGcacgaagaattgaaggatGCTAAAGATTTGGGACGTTCTCTTGAAAACTTGACCGGTGCTCTTTTCCAAAGACCACCATTGATTTCTGCTGTTAAGAGACAGTTGAGAGTGAGAACTATCTACGACTCGAACTTGATTGAGTTCGACAACAAACGTGGTTTGGGTGTCTTTTGGGCCTCTTGTGAAGCAGGAACCTACATGAGAACGTTGTGTGTCCATTTAGGAATGTTGTTGGGTGTTGGAGGTCACATGCAAGAGTTGCGTCGTGTTCGTTCGGGTGCTCTTGGAGAGAATGACAACTTGGTCACCTTGCACGATGTCTTGGATGCTCAATACGTCTATGACAACACACGTGACGAGTCTTACTTGAGAAAGATTATTCAGCCATTGGAAACTCTCTTGGTAGGCTACAAGCGTATTGTTGTGAAGGACTCAGCTGTCAACTCTGTCTGTTATGGTGCAAAGTTGATGATCCCTGGTTTGTTGCGTTACGAGGAGGGCATTGAATTATATGACGAGGTCGTCTTAATGACCACCAAGGGTGAAGCCATTGCCATTGGTATTGCCCAGATGACCACTGTAGACTTGCAGGGCTGTGACCACGGTGTCGTCGCCAAGGTCAAGAGATGTATCATGGAACGTGACACCTACCCAAGAAGATGGGGACTTGGCCCAGTGGcccaaaagaagaagcaaatgaaGGCAGATGGCAAGTTGGACAAATTTGGCAGAGCCAATGAAAACACTCCAGAGACCTGGAAGCAAGAATACAAGGACCACGACGAAGAACCTGCCCCTGCTGTGCCTGCCTCCAAATTGGTGGCTCCTGAAGTGCAACTCCCAAAGAAGACCTTAATCGAAGAAGTCGCTTCTGAAGAGGCTTCTGAAgccgaagaaaagaaggaggacaagaaggaaaagaaggagaagaaggaaaagaaggagaagaaggacaagaaggaaaagaaggacaagaaggacaagaagagaaaggcTGAAGACGGTGAAGAAAAGGccgaaaagaagaagaaggccAAGAAGTAG
- the PEA2 gene encoding protein required for some forms of polarized growth, localized to sites of polarized growth produces the protein MIDPEAFKKFSPFKGSHSDSSCNYNLANTTSDLLKFQLQEQYRQKLSELTSANDSNTTALKAQDLHLLNTAVLQDSFNSHLQSTLDDGVVSIQNDSSYSSLSSGTPVTSEDEESFEIESFIDNKANTPNYLNLKVLIENSIFDTSKINKDAVLSLSSLKRLKRAIASNREKQHYLLDKITLSQQFIADVVVEDLNSPANNVNNVDAKLIVKILKSTGSLQNQLIAVNSHLDMLNSKLNNHNMACLVLGYVEDVKLSSGGKQIYTEDGNITTASSPAASPMRHTNSTSNSNNKQDSLLKSFDSMLSHIVSIAAQRNISLPNPPLSSEDMDLRTKWAQDCIDKILNNNQTEVDESMASQGGYLSNYNNTNNNNTTNNYTNNISNGPTPLSSPTKYQSYLNDTSFYSNASASPAKGSNDKMIQEYKTALNDLRFSYQYLNKEYELSRDSSQKLIQEYRKKISQLEKDHAKIPSSVSSSDLNSNHDTLSSKDKEIAKLRKELSAMKVEQLGMKNNNASSYSLLNASPRLSSEGVNLHTSVSPITGESLHIPHDSINIDDDDENLLSARPISGIPSNSTSNAILRKEFKKIVNDIQDQYEVELGEERYKRRLLQEELVQLKKQ, from the coding sequence ATGATCGATCCAGAAGcgttcaagaagttctccCCTTTCAAAGGCTCGCACAGCGATTCTTCGTGCAACTACAACCTCGCCAATACGACCTCTGATCTCCTCAAGTTCCAATTGCAGGAGCAGTATAGACAGAAGTTGCTGGAGCTCACCAGTGCCAACGACTCAAACACAACAGCCCTCAAGGCCCAGGATTTGCATTTGCTCAACACGGCAGTCCTTCAAGATTCGTTCAATTCGCATTTGCAATCGACTCTTGATGACGGTGTGGTTTCCATTCAGAACGACTCATCCTATTCATCTCTTAGTCTGGGAACGCCGGTAACGtctgaagacgaagaatcGTTTGAAATCGAGTCTTTCATCGACAACAAAGCCAATACGCCCAATTACCTCAACTTGAAGGTTTTGATCGAAAACTCGATTTTTGACAcctccaagatcaacaaggATGCGGTGCTATCGCTTTCCAGCTTAAAGCGCTTGAAACGGGCAATTGCTAGTAACCGTGAGAAACAACACTACTTGCTTGACAAGATCACGTTATCCCAACAGTTTATAGCCGACGTGGTCGTAGAAGACCTCAACTCGCCTGCGAATAACGTCAACAACGTCGATGCCAAGCTCATcgtcaagatcttgaagctGACAGGCTCGTTACAGAACCAGTTGATCGCTGTTAACTCTCATTTAGACATGTTGAActcaaagttgaacaacCATAACATGGCTTGTTTGGTTTTGGGTTACGTAGAAGATGTCAAATTGTCGTCTGGAGGTAAACAGATCTATACCGAAGATGGAAATATCACAACGGCATCGTCTCCTGCAGCTTCTCCCATGAGACATACCAACTCGACTTCGAATTCTAATAATAAACAGGATTCGTTGCTCAAGTCGTTTGATTCTATGTTGTCACATATTGTCTCAATCGCTGCGCAACGTAACATCTCATTACCCAATCCTCCTCTTTCATCTGAGGATATGGATCTCAGAACGAAATGGGCTCAGGATTGCATCGATAAGATTCTCAATAACAACCAGACAGAAGTAGACGAGCTGATGGCATCACAAGGTGGATATCTCAGTAATTacaacaataccaacaacaataatacCACTAACAATTACACTAATAATATCTCCAATGGTCCTACGCCTTTAAGTTCGCCTACTAAGTACCAATCGTATCTCAACGACACTTCTTTCTATTCTAATGCCTCCGCTTCTCCGGCCAAGGGTTCAAATGACAAGATGATCCAGGAATACAAGACAGCACTCAATGACTTGCGTTTCTCCTACCAATATTTGAACAAGGAGTATGAGCTCTCGAGGGATAGCTCacagaagttgatccagGAGTatagaaagaagatcagCCAGTTGGAAAAGGACCACGCCAAAATACCTCTGTCTGTATCCTCTTCAGATTTGAATCTGAACCATGATACTCTTTCCAGTAAAGACAAGGAAATCgccaagttgagaaaggaATTGAGTGCCATGAAGGTAGAACAACTCGGAATGAAAAACAACAATGCTTCATCATATTCGTTGTTGAATGCTTCGCCCAGATTGTCCAGTGAAGGTGTCAACCTCCATACTTCTGTTTCTCCCATAACTGGTGAACTGTTGCATATTCCACATGATAGTATCAATatagatgatgatgacgagAACTTGTTGTCTGCTAGACCGATCTCTGGCATTCCTTCGAACAGCACAAGCAACGCGATCTTAAGAaaagagttcaagaagatcgTCAATGACATCCAAGACCAATACGAGGTTGAGTTGGGCGAAGAAAGATACAAGAGACGACTTTTGCAAGAGGAGTTGGTACAATTGAAAAAACAGTAA
- the ATP6 gene encoding ATP synthase subunit H family protein (Va0H) (ATP6H) (Atp6v0e) (Vacuolar ATP synthase subunit H (V-ATPase H subunit) (Vacuolar proton pump H subunit) (V-ATPase M9.2 subunit) (V-ATPase 9.2 kDa membrane accessory protein)) produces the protein YTVIIVLIFVVALATLAWVFAPKENRTVFRSSVILALAMCYLMWAITYLAQLHPLEAPRRSDLRPEKQD, from the coding sequence TACACTGTCATAATCGTCCTAATCTTCGTCGTGGCCCTAGCTACCTTGGCCTGGGTCTTTGCCCCCAAAGAAAACAGAACTGTTTTCAGATCGTCAGTGATATTAGCTTTGGCCATGTGCTACTTGATGTGGGCCATCACATATCTAGCCCAATTACATCCGTTGGAGGCTCCTAGAAGATCCGACTTGAGACCGGAGAAGCAAGACTGA
- the NUP189 gene encoding nuclear pore complex subunit has protein sequence MVGPKRIDIVVENLFMTSDFFLQKAHKIVLNIYSEQGMNEYFKMIKISIKSLVIIARKYAQHLTPRKESILYYKLARLFLFETENIDKADENIYKSGTIAKRNKFTDLIFVSDYLSAQIKERNNKTVFVNFINERVTYYENLELHHYVTMLQLLKIESLLTYDANTAVIILQSLAQSEKIDELTKVHCMLSLSNLHLYRGSPSISLSIVNEIDKILDSLGNETPRQMAAMSAITRYYGEIQMNNVDEASKIMKSINSLIANEQNLSWSSWREDGKFKIEIPIQPEANTLIPTYLSWLNSDEFVIMFYFLTGIHYMSEAANGKKKSKKVFDRCLQIVEKQLLELGSVNNKRNLSITDLSNKIIRLKFIKYSTKIYQAWIGFLNGEFKDINYLNEFMSDYNNRRFSDEEFCEYSLLLPKTYYLFALYYHYKGDIQAAKYYYLKVKNLTSEFNSAANSDVVSSNCSVVGLGNVAMVPKSEFSELYVFSSVHLLVLVQFELSQLMKQAPGQSTDAINDCFKLCNRLHNELNGAFGDRSTSNSFTSNFAKCNDLLKMTHSILVNISDEEQQNSTFLQELSQVYNKYELKVCFPFVFNVVKHLLFVSTTSLEEKNKYLSEFLTLISIPAKTDFERIVFTFILKSLLLHFKSTGENDKANMVELQLQYIHKSLEDKYRFVLSNIAATV, from the coding sequence ATGGTTGGTCCAAAGAGAATAGATATAGTCGTAGAAAACCTCTTTATGACGTCTGATTTTTTCTTGCAGAAGGCCCATAAAATTGTTCTCAACATCTATTCAGAACAAGGCATGAACgaatacttcaagatgatcaaaatttcaatcaaGTCACTAGTAATAATAGCAAGAAAGTATGCACAACATCTAACTCCACGAAAAGAACTGATACTCTACTACAAGTTGGCTAgactctttctttttgaaacCGAGAACATAGACAAAGCTGATGAGAACATCTACAAGTCAGGTACTATAGCCAAACGAAACAAATTCACTGATTTAATATTCGTTTCTGACTACTTATCTGCTCAGATAAAGGAAAGGAACAACAAGACTGTCTtcgtcaatttcatcaacGAAAGAGTAACCTACTATGAGAATCTCGAACTTCACCATTATGTCACTATGTTGCAATTACTCAAGATTGAGCTGTTATTGACATATGATGCTAATACTGCTGTCATAATATTGCAGTCTCTAGCCCAGCTGGAAAAGATCGACGAACTCACCAAGGTCCATTGCATGCTTAGTCTTAGCAACTTGCATCTTTATAGAGGCTCTCCTTCGATATCTTTATCTATTGTGAATGAGATCGACAAAATATTGGACTCCCTTGGAAATGAAACTCCAAGACAGATGGCTGCCATGAGTGCAATCACTAGGTACTACGGCGAGATTCAAATGAACAACGTAGACGAGGCAAGTAAGATCATGAAATCCATCAATAGCCTCATTGCCAATGAGCAAAATCTATCTTGGAGCTCGTGGAGAGAAGATGGTAAGTTCAAAATAGAAATTCCTATTCAACCCGAAGCAAACACATTAATTCCTACCTACTTGTCATGGTTGAATTCAGATGAGTTTGTCATCATGTTCTATTTCCTCACCGGTATCCATTACATGTCTGAAGCAgcaaatggaaagaagaagtcaaagaaagtATTCGATCGATGCCTTCAGATTGTGGAGAAACAATTACTAGAATTAGGTCTGGTAAATAATAAGAGAAATCTTAGTATTACTGATTTAAGTAACAAGATCATCAGGCTCAAATTCATTAAGTACTCCACAAAGATATATCAGGCATGGATAGGATTTTTGAATGGAGAATTCAAGGACATCAATTATTTGAATGAATTTATGCTGGACTACAATAATAGGAGGTtttcagatgaagaattttgTGAATACTCTCTATTGCTTCCAAAAACATATTATTTATTTGCATTATACTATCACTATAAAGGAGATATACAAGCAGCAAAGTACTATTATCTTAAGGTCAAGAATCTCACTTCTGAATTCAATAGTGCAGCCAATAGTGATGTTGTCTCTTCAAATTGCTCTGTAGTAGGACTTGGGAATGTTGCCATGGTACCGAAGCTGGAATTCAGCGAACTATATGTCTTCTCAAGCGTGCACCTTTTggttcttgttcaatttgaattgctGCAGCTAATGAAACAAGCTCCAGGACAAAGCACGGATGCTATTAACGACTGCTTCAAGTTGTGTAATCGGCTACACAATGAATTGAACGGAGCCTTTGGCGATAGGTCTACTTCCAATTCATTTACATCTAATTTTGCGAAGTGTAATGATTTGCTTAAAATGACACACAGTATACTTGTCAATATATCGGATGAGGAACAACAGAACAGCACTTTCCTTCAGGAACTATCACAGGTTTACAACAAATACGAGTTGAAGGTTTGCTTCCCATTTGTGTTTAACGTTGTCAAGCATTTGCTATTCGTACTGACTACGAGTTTAGAGGAAAAAAACAAGTATTTATCtgaattcttgactttgatCCTGATTCCAGCCAAGACCGactttgaaagaattgtATTTACATttatcttgaagagcttgCTTCTTCACTTCAAGAGCACTGGAGAAAATGACAAAGCCAATATGGTTgagcttcaacttcagtaCATCCACAAGAGTCTTGAAGACAAGTACCGTTTCGTGCTCAGCAATATAGCAGCTACAGTATAA